In the genome of Nocardioides sp. NBC_00368, the window CCAGGAGGTCGTACGCCGCGTGGAGGCCGTCACCGCCGCGCACCCGGAGGCCGCCGCCTACGTGCCGGGCGAGATCCTCTGAGCCCGGTGACGGGGCCGGTGATCACCGTCGCGGCGGTCGTCTTCCGCGACGGCGGCGGCCGGATGCTGAGCGTCCGGAAGAACGGCACCACGAGCTTCATGCTGCCCGGCGGCAAGCTGGAGCCGGGGGAGTCGGCCGCGGAGGCGGCCGTGCGGGAGGTCGCGGAGGAGCTCGGCGTACGCCTTCGGGTCGAGGAGCTCGTGCTGCTGGGTGAGTTCGAGGCCGATGCCGCCAACGAGCCTGGGCACCTGGTGCGTTCGACGGTCTTCACGTGGGCCGGCGAGGTGACGCCGGACGCGGCGGCCGAGATCGCGGAGCTGCGCTGGGCGACGCTGACCGAGATCACCGGCGGGGCCGACTTCGCCCCGCTGACCAGGGAGCACGTCGTCCCGGCCCTCCAGCCGGCCTGATCCCCGGCGGCCCCGCCGGAACGGTGGGAGACTGGTGGTATGTCCGGGTACTTCGCCGACGACTCGATGGTCGTGCGTGCGATGCGTCAGCGGGTGGTCGGCCTCACCTGGGGGCAGCGGGCGCTGGTGATCGGCGGGCTCCACCCACGGCTCTTCGTGGGAACCGCGCAGCACACCGCGCACCGGGAGACGCCCTACACCCGGCTCGCGCTGACCGCCCGGCTGATGGAGACGGTCTTCCTCGGCACCGAGGAGGAGGCCGACCGGGCGCTGGCCTTCACCGCGCGCCGCCATGTGCCGGTCGACGGGACGATGGCGGTCGACGGCGGACCGGCTCATCCGGCGGGTGCGCACTACTCCGCCACCGACCCCGGGCTGATGTGGTGGACGGCGGCCTTCGCGCTCGACTCGGTCGAGTTCATGTACGACGCGCTGGTCCGCCCGCTGCTCCCTGACGAGCGCGAGGAGCTCTTCGACGGCTTCGTGATTTGGGCCTGCCTCTTCGGCATGCCCGCCTCGGCAGCGCCGGCGTCCTATCCGGACTTCCGCCGCCGCTTCGACGCCTGGCTCTCCTCGGACGAGCCGTATCTCGTCGACGAGGCGCGCCTGGTCGGACGCCACATCGCCGGCACCGCCGGCTACCACCTCCCCGGCGGGCCACCGACCAACGAGACGCTCCGCACCGTCGTCCAGGGAAGTCTCCCGCCGCTCGTCCGCGAGCACTACGGCATCCCGTGGTCGGCCGCGGCCGAGGCGAGATGGCGGGCCGTACGCACCGCCAGCCGCCTCGCCCACGGTCGCCTCTCGCTCCTCGGGTCCACGCCGTTGCTGCGGGGGAGGAGCGAGCACTTCTACAAGGTCGTCCAGCGGGGTGAGCAGTCCTTGGTGCGCCGAGGCGGGGTCAGCATCCCCGGCGTCTCCGACGTCACCTCGGCCTGAGGACGACGTCAGGCGGGCTTGACGTCCATCACGACCTCGAACTCCAGCAGGTCGGCGCCGGTCGAGACCGGCTTGCGCGGTGCCTCGCCCGGCGGGGTCGCGTGCGCTGCCCGCGCGTCGCCGTCGCGCCAGGCCGCGAAGGACTCCTCGGAGTCCCAGTGGGTGACGACGAAGTAGCGGTCGTCGCCGGCGACCGGGCGCAGCAGCTGGAAGCCGAGGAACCCCGGCGAGTTCTCGACCGCCCCGGCCCGCGCCGCGAACCGCTTCTCGAGCTCCGCGCCTGCACCCTCCGGCACCTGGATTGCATTGATCTTCACCACAGACATGTCGCAAACCTATGCGAGGGCTGGGGATGCGGCGTACGTGCCTGCGACGATGGCGGCATGTCCGAGCCGGTAACCGTGACCATCGCCCGTCGAGTCTCCGTGGAGCGCCGCGACGAGATGGTCGCCTGGATGCAGGCGGGGATCCGGCTGGCCAGCGAGTTCCCGGGTTTCCTGGGCGCTGGCTGGGTGCGGCCGTCACCGGACTCCGACCAGTGGCACCTGCTCTACCGCTTCGACTCCCACGAAACCCTCGGGCGTTGGGACAACAGCCGCCAGCGCGGCTGGTGGCTGGGCGCGGGCGAGCCGTTCGTGGAGGAGACCCGGATCGAGCGGCGCACCGGGATCGAGGGCTGGTTCGACCCGCCCAGCACCTACGACGTCGAGCAGGTCTCCGGTGTCGCCTCGCCGCCACCGCGGTGGAAGCAGACGATCACGATCTTCCTGATGTTCTACCCGGTCAGCCTGCTGGCCAACTGGCTGACCGGACCCTTCGTCGCTGAGTGGGCGCTGCCGTTGAAGGTGCTCGGGGTGATGGTCGTGACGCTGCCGTTCATGACCTACTTCGGCCTGCCGTGGATCACCCGCAACATGGAGTGGTTCCTGCACGGGCGTCCGGCGCCCTGGCGCCGCTAGGTGTACTCGGCCATGAGGTTGGTGACACTCCGGGTCGGTTGTTGACGTAGCGAAGACCTCCGGGTGCGGTGGTTGCTGTCTAGGTCATCCACCGTCCGGAGGTCTTCGTGTCCCACCGTAATGCCCGGCTGAACTTTCGTGGCCGGCAACTCTTGGTCCAGCGAGTCGTCGAGGACGACTGGGCCGTCGCGCACGCAGCCAAGGCCCAAGGCGTCTCGCGCCAGTGCGCGCACCGCTGGATCGCCCGGTTCCGTGCCGAAGGCGAAGCCGGTCTACACGACCGGTCCTCGCGTCCCCACCACTGCCCGAATCAGACACCGGCCGAAGTCGAGGAAGCGATCGTGGTCAAGCGCCACCAAGAGCGCCGCGGCCAGGACTGGCTCGGGCCCGAACTCGGTGTCCCAGCACGGACCGTGGGCCGGGTCCTACGCCGCCACCGCGTCCCGTACCTGCGTGAGTGTGACCCGTTGACCGGGGAGGTCATCCGGGCCTCGAAGACCACCACGGTGCGCTACGAACGCGACCGGCCCGGTGAGCTGGTCCATGTCGACGTCAAGAAGATCGGCAAGATCCCCGACGGCGGCGGCTGGAAGGCCCACGGCCGTCAGATGGGGTCAACCTGGGCCAAGAAACAGGCCCGGATCGGCTACGACTACGTGCACTCGATGGTCGATGACCACTCCCGAGTGGCCTACTCCGAAATCCTGCCCGACGAGAAAGGCCCCACCTGCGCAGGGTTCATCCGCCGGGCCGCCGACTACTTCGCGGCCCACGGCATCACCCGCATCGAGCGGGTCATCACCGACAACCACTTCTCCTACCGCAGATCCAACGACGTGGCTGAGGCGATCACCACGCTGGGAGCCAAGCACAAGTTCATCAAGCCCCATTGCCCCTGGCAGAACGGCAAGGTCGAAAGATACAACCGCACCCTGGCGACCGAGTGGGCCTACCGCCAGGTCTACCTCACCAACACCGACCGAGCCGCCGCGCTTTCCCCATGGCTCGAGTGCTACAACACTGTTCGACGCCACAGCGCACTCGCAGGACTCCCACCGATCAGCCGACTGTCACCAACGTGATGGCCGAGTACAGCTAGGCCTTCGGCTTGCTGTCCTCCGCGGAGAGGACGGCGTCGAGGAGCCCCGGGAACCGGGCGTCGAGATCCTCACGGCGCAGCGAGAGGCGCCGCGCGCGGCCGTTGGGCTCGTTGCGGACCACCCCGGAGGTCCTCAGCACCTTCATCAGGTGCGACTTCGTCGACTTCGGCACGTTCGGGTTGCTGAGGTGGCACTCGGCCATGTCGAGGGGGCCGTCGACCAGCTGGCGGGCGATCGCGAGGCGCTCGGGGTCGCTGAGCGCGAAGAGCACGGTCGTCAGTGAGAGCTCCGACCGCTCGGGATGCGGAAGGTCCGGGGAAGAACTCATGGTTCGATAATAGTTGCACAGTCGTGGAAAGGCACGTACTCTCCTAAAAGGTTCGAAAAAATTCGAACGATGAATGGAGTGGTGATGTCGGCAGAGGTGATGAGCGCGACGAGGACGGACGTCGTCGCAGGGCGGCGGCTCGGCGCCGGGATGGCCCTCGGGGCGGTGGTGCTGATGATGGCCGGGGCCAGTGCGCCCTCGCCCTTCTATCCCGACCTCCAGGTCGGGCTCGGCCTGCAGCCCTGGGTGATGACGGCGGTCTTCGCCGTCTACGCCGTGGCGCTGCTGGGCACGCTGCTCGTGTTCGGCTCGGTCTCCGACCATGTCGGCCGGCGCCCTGTGGTGACGGTCGGGTTCCTGCTGCTGGCGGGCAGCTTCGCGCTCTTCCGGGGAGCCGATACGGCGGCTTTCCTCTTCGAGGCGCGGATCCTGCAAGGGGTCGCGAGCGGCCTGCTGCTCTCGACGCTGTCGGCCACGGTGGCCGACTTCGAACGACCGTCGCGACCCGGTTCGGCCGCGGTGGTCAACGCCGTCGCGCCGATGGTCGGGCTGGCGCTCGGTGCCGTCGTCGCCGGCGTGGTCCTCCAGGTGAGCGGTGACGCGCGGCTCCTCGTCTTCGATGCCCTCGTCGTCCTGTCCCTGGCCTTGGCGGCAGGCGTCTGGCTCGCCCCCGAGACCGCGCCGCGCCACGAGGGTCTGCTGGCCTCGCTGCGTCCGCGGGTCGCCGTGCCGCCGGGGATCCGGGGGGTGCTGGCCCGCAGTGCCCCGGCGATCTTCGCGGGCTGGGCCACCGGTGGGCTGTTCCTCTCCCTCGGGGCCGCGATCGTACGCAGCGAGCTGGGCGCCACCAGCCACATCCTCCAGGGGCTGGCGATCGGAGCCCTCGCCGGAGCGGGGGCGGTGGCGGCGTACGTGTTCCGCAACCGGTCGGCTCGCGTGACGACGCTCTACGGCACGGCGGCGCTGGCCGGCGGCACCGTGCTCAGCCTGCTCGCCCTGCTGACCGGCTCGGCGGCGGCATACCTCGTCGCCGTGGTCGTGGCCGGCACCGGCTTCGGCACCGCCTTCTTCGGCATCCTGCGCACGATCATGCCGCTTCTCCCCGCCCACGAGCGGGCCGAGGTCTTCGCGGTGATCTTCATCGTGTCCTACCTGGCCTTCGGCATCCCTGCCGTCGTCGCCGGGCTGCTCACGCCGGAGATCGGGCTCGCGGCCACCACCTACGGCTACGGCGCCGTCGTCGTGGTGCTCTCCTCCGTGGCCGGGCTGCTGCGCTGGCGCAGCAACGACTGATCGGCCCGGTGGTCGGTCAGGGGTGGGCGATGGCCCCGCCGCCCTTCCGTTCCTGGTACGCCGCCGAGAGCTCGTCGTAGGTCCGGCTGAGCCGGGCGAGCTGATCGGGGTCGGCGAGCGGGGCGAGGGCGGTGCTGGTGAAGTAGTCGTTGGTGCGGTTGTAGAGGTCGCGTCCCGGGTCGACCTCGTCGCGGTCGGGGTCCGGGACGGCGTAGACGCCCTTGAGGATCGCCAGGTCGTAGGGGATCGCGAAGGAGTCGGCCGAGTCCTGGTGGCTGAAGAGGTAGGCGAACTCGGGGATCCCCGACCAGGCCACGCCCGAGAGGCACAGCGAGCACGGCTCGTGGGTCGCCAGCAGCAGGCAGTCGCCGGGCGCCGGCCGGTCCTCGGCCGGCTGCTCGAAGAACCGCTTGATGGCATGGATCTCCCCGTGCCACAGCGGGTTCTCGGTCTCGTTGTTCGTCTCGGCCGCGATGACGGCCAGGTCCGACCGGCGCAGGATCGCGGCACCGAAGATCTTGTTGCCCGCGGCCACGCCGGCGCGGGTCAGCGGGACGATCTCCTGCTCGATCACCTCCAGCAGGTGGCGTACGTCCGCCTCGTCGAACCGGCCGGGCAACGCCATCAGATCAGGGCCTCGCCGCCGTGGGTGGCCAGTTTGCGGGCGACCTCGGCGAGGTCGGCGCGCCAGAGCTCCGCGGGGCCGGGCGGAAGGATGTCGTCCCAGTCGGGCGAGAAGCTGCCGCGTACCGAGAGCAGGTCCTTCGGGCGGGCCAGGAACCACATGTGC includes:
- a CDS encoding NUDIX hydrolase, producing the protein MTGPVITVAAVVFRDGGGRMLSVRKNGTTSFMLPGGKLEPGESAAEAAVREVAEELGVRLRVEELVLLGEFEADAANEPGHLVRSTVFTWAGEVTPDAAAEIAELRWATLTEITGGADFAPLTREHVVPALQPA
- a CDS encoding oxygenase MpaB family protein, which codes for MSGYFADDSMVVRAMRQRVVGLTWGQRALVIGGLHPRLFVGTAQHTAHRETPYTRLALTARLMETVFLGTEEEADRALAFTARRHVPVDGTMAVDGGPAHPAGAHYSATDPGLMWWTAAFALDSVEFMYDALVRPLLPDEREELFDGFVIWACLFGMPASAAPASYPDFRRRFDAWLSSDEPYLVDEARLVGRHIAGTAGYHLPGGPPTNETLRTVVQGSLPPLVREHYGIPWSAAAEARWRAVRTASRLAHGRLSLLGSTPLLRGRSEHFYKVVQRGEQSLVRRGGVSIPGVSDVTSA
- a CDS encoding antibiotic biosynthesis monooxygenase family protein, with amino-acid sequence MSVVKINAIQVPEGAGAELEKRFAARAGAVENSPGFLGFQLLRPVAGDDRYFVVTHWDSEESFAAWRDGDARAAHATPPGEAPRKPVSTGADLLEFEVVMDVKPA
- a CDS encoding antibiotic biosynthesis monooxygenase produces the protein MSEPVTVTIARRVSVERRDEMVAWMQAGIRLASEFPGFLGAGWVRPSPDSDQWHLLYRFDSHETLGRWDNSRQRGWWLGAGEPFVEETRIERRTGIEGWFDPPSTYDVEQVSGVASPPPRWKQTITIFLMFYPVSLLANWLTGPFVAEWALPLKVLGVMVVTLPFMTYFGLPWITRNMEWFLHGRPAPWRR
- a CDS encoding IS481 family transposase, with the translated sequence MSHRNARLNFRGRQLLVQRVVEDDWAVAHAAKAQGVSRQCAHRWIARFRAEGEAGLHDRSSRPHHCPNQTPAEVEEAIVVKRHQERRGQDWLGPELGVPARTVGRVLRRHRVPYLRECDPLTGEVIRASKTTTVRYERDRPGELVHVDVKKIGKIPDGGGWKAHGRQMGSTWAKKQARIGYDYVHSMVDDHSRVAYSEILPDEKGPTCAGFIRRAADYFAAHGITRIERVITDNHFSYRRSNDVAEAITTLGAKHKFIKPHCPWQNGKVERYNRTLATEWAYRQVYLTNTDRAAALSPWLECYNTVRRHSALAGLPPISRLSPT
- a CDS encoding ArsR/SmtB family transcription factor, with amino-acid sequence MSSSPDLPHPERSELSLTTVLFALSDPERLAIARQLVDGPLDMAECHLSNPNVPKSTKSHLMKVLRTSGVVRNEPNGRARRLSLRREDLDARFPGLLDAVLSAEDSKPKA
- a CDS encoding MFS transporter; translated protein: MNGVVMSAEVMSATRTDVVAGRRLGAGMALGAVVLMMAGASAPSPFYPDLQVGLGLQPWVMTAVFAVYAVALLGTLLVFGSVSDHVGRRPVVTVGFLLLAGSFALFRGADTAAFLFEARILQGVASGLLLSTLSATVADFERPSRPGSAAVVNAVAPMVGLALGAVVAGVVLQVSGDARLLVFDALVVLSLALAAGVWLAPETAPRHEGLLASLRPRVAVPPGIRGVLARSAPAIFAGWATGGLFLSLGAAIVRSELGATSHILQGLAIGALAGAGAVAAYVFRNRSARVTTLYGTAALAGGTVLSLLALLTGSAAAYLVAVVVAGTGFGTAFFGILRTIMPLLPAHERAEVFAVIFIVSYLAFGIPAVVAGLLTPEIGLAATTYGYGAVVVVLSSVAGLLRWRSND
- a CDS encoding nucleoside deaminase; translation: MALPGRFDEADVRHLLEVIEQEIVPLTRAGVAAGNKIFGAAILRRSDLAVIAAETNNETENPLWHGEIHAIKRFFEQPAEDRPAPGDCLLLATHEPCSLCLSGVAWSGIPEFAYLFSHQDSADSFAIPYDLAILKGVYAVPDPDRDEVDPGRDLYNRTNDYFTSTALAPLADPDQLARLSRTYDELSAAYQERKGGGAIAHP